From Estrella lausannensis, the proteins below share one genomic window:
- a CDS encoding helix-turn-helix domain-containing protein: MAEVFDIDEACTYLKLAKPTLYKYVRVGAIPAFKMGRVWRFHKQVLENWVKQRVETDTTARTKRSRLAKSH; this comes from the coding sequence ATGGCCGAAGTGTTTGATATAGATGAAGCTTGCACATACCTCAAGCTTGCAAAGCCCACCTTGTACAAGTATGTCAGGGTCGGAGCGATTCCCGCATTCAAAATGGGACGGGTCTGGCGCTTCCACAAGCAGGTTCTCGAGAACTGGGTCAAGCAGCGTGTCGAAACGGACACCACCGCAAGAACTAAGAGAAGTCGTTTA